The Primulina eburnea isolate SZY01 chromosome 13, ASM2296580v1, whole genome shotgun sequence genome includes a region encoding these proteins:
- the LOC140810313 gene encoding uncharacterized protein — protein MGLGDEDRVRCATYLFGGDSRLRWEGASVALNVDTLSWTHFTEVFYSKYFTDEVRARLTREFMNLRQGHMTVTEFIRNFERGCHLVPLIANDAGAKWRQFLDGLRPILRRDVRVADPTTYDVAVSRALATEQDLIDIERDR, from the coding sequence atggggcTTGGAGATGAGGACAGAGTTCGTTGTGCGACCTATCTGTTTGGAGGAGACTCCCGCTTaaggtgggaaggagcatctgtAGCCTTGAATGTGGATACACTGAGCTGGACGCACTttacagaggtattctactccaaatattttactgacgaggtgcgTGCCAGGTTGACCAGAGAGTTCATGAACTTGAGGCAGGGACacatgactgttacggagtttatccgtaattttgagaggggttgccatttGGTGCCCCTTATTGCCAATGATGCGGGAGCCAAGTGGAGACAGTTTCTGGATggactacggccgatcttgcgccgtgatgttagggtggctgacCCTACTACCTATGACGTCGCTGTATCCAGAGCTCTAGCTACAGAGCAGgatctgattgatattgagaGAGATCGCTAG